A genomic window from Limisphaerales bacterium includes:
- a CDS encoding DUF1080 domain-containing protein, translating into MTKYLLTPILLLAFSVNVLAKDKYTPIFDGKTLKGWTQRNGTATYRVENGAIVGKTKEGSPNSFLCSDKLYGDFDLKFEVKVDNGLNSGVQIRSQTKDGPKGRVNGPQVEIEMSGKNGAESGYIYGEAAGGWMTPADKRKPHKHFKDGQWNAYRVVAKGAHIQVWINGAQISDLVHEEKFKSHPKGFIGLQVHGIRKGSGPFEVSWRNLGIIELK; encoded by the coding sequence ATGACCAAGTATTTGCTCACTCCGATTCTATTGCTGGCCTTCTCCGTCAACGTTTTGGCGAAGGACAAGTATACGCCGATTTTTGACGGCAAAACGCTGAAGGGCTGGACACAGCGCAATGGGACGGCGACGTACCGCGTGGAGAATGGCGCGATTGTCGGCAAGACCAAGGAAGGCAGTCCAAATTCATTCCTCTGCTCAGACAAGCTCTACGGCGATTTTGATCTGAAGTTTGAGGTGAAGGTGGACAACGGCCTGAACAGCGGCGTGCAGATCCGCTCGCAGACCAAGGACGGCCCCAAAGGTCGCGTGAACGGGCCGCAGGTGGAGATCGAAATGAGCGGCAAAAACGGCGCGGAATCCGGATACATTTATGGCGAGGCAGCCGGTGGCTGGATGACGCCCGCTGACAAGCGCAAGCCGCACAAGCATTTCAAGGACGGCCAATGGAACGCCTACCGCGTAGTGGCCAAGGGCGCGCACATTCAGGTGTGGATTAACGGCGCGCAGATTTCCGACCTCGTGCATGAGGAGAAATTCAAGAGCCATCCCAAGGGGTTCATTGGCCTGCAAGTGCACGGCATTCGCAAAGGCAGCGGGCCCTTCGAGGTGAGCTGGCGTAACTTGGGCATCATCGAACTGAAGTAA
- a CDS encoding DUF1080 domain-containing protein: protein MKKFFLIAFLGLATLVQADDQGWVTLYNGKDLTGWQTTGNWLPQQDGSLLIKPRKGERGWQRYSAYLWSEKKYKDFVLHVEYKYPPKGNSGIHFRVGDLKNPVHTGIEAQVLDSYGKKKVGPHDHGGIIRTVGASKNMSKKPGEWNTMIVTCKGSHLKVTLNGEQIVDVQLDKTPMKDRPLEGYIGLQDHGEPNNLHFRNIKIKELK from the coding sequence ATGAAAAAGTTTTTCCTCATCGCATTCCTCGGGCTTGCCACGCTGGTGCAGGCGGACGACCAGGGCTGGGTCACGCTCTACAACGGCAAAGACCTCACCGGCTGGCAGACCACCGGCAATTGGCTCCCGCAACAGGACGGTTCCCTGCTCATCAAACCGCGCAAAGGGGAACGTGGCTGGCAACGCTACAGCGCCTACCTCTGGAGCGAGAAAAAGTACAAGGACTTCGTCCTGCACGTGGAATACAAGTACCCGCCCAAGGGCAATAGCGGCATTCACTTCCGCGTAGGCGACCTGAAAAACCCGGTGCACACGGGCATCGAGGCGCAGGTGCTTGATTCGTACGGCAAAAAGAAAGTGGGCCCGCACGATCACGGCGGCATCATCCGCACGGTGGGCGCGTCCAAAAACATGTCCAAGAAACCCGGCGAATGGAACACCATGATCGTCACCTGCAAAGGGTCCCACCTGAAAGTAACCCTGAACGGCGAACAGATCGTGGATGTGCAACTCGACAAAACCCCGATGAAAGATCGCCCGCTCGAGGGCTACATCGGCCTGCAGGATCACGGCGAGCCGAACAACCTCCACTTCCGCAACATCAAGATCAAAGAACTGAAATGA
- a CDS encoding VOC family protein codes for MSDPVQNPPANMPRIIAGVYYNDSKTGLEFLENAFGFKARCKYPGPDGQIMHSELELEDGLIFVGQACQENLCSPAAVDGNNTISLYVYVKDVDAHCEHARANGAEIVAEPTDQFYGDRHYTAKDPEGRLWTFGQHVRDVSEEECLEAMKQMGGGE; via the coding sequence ATGAGCGATCCGGTTCAAAACCCGCCCGCCAACATGCCCCGCATCATCGCCGGGGTGTACTACAACGATTCCAAGACCGGGCTGGAGTTTCTGGAAAACGCATTTGGTTTCAAAGCCCGCTGCAAATACCCCGGCCCGGATGGCCAGATCATGCACTCCGAGCTGGAGCTGGAAGACGGCCTCATCTTCGTCGGCCAAGCCTGCCAGGAAAATCTCTGCAGCCCCGCCGCCGTGGACGGCAACAACACCATCAGCCTCTACGTGTATGTGAAGGACGTAGACGCCCACTGCGAACACGCCCGAGCTAACGGCGCGGAGATTGTGGCTGAACCCACCGACCAATTTTACGGCGACCGGCACTACACCGCCAAGGACCCCGAAGGCCGACTCTGGACCTTCGGCCAGCACGTCCGCGACGTCTCCGAAGAAGAATGCCTCGAAGCCATGAAGCAAATGGGCGGCGGAGAGTGA